From Magnolia sinica isolate HGM2019 chromosome 13, MsV1, whole genome shotgun sequence, one genomic window encodes:
- the LOC131222893 gene encoding acid phosphatase 1-like, translating into MEALAILFLTTIVATSHASDLERGGIPLPIHLLRPLTGSRDLHIHGISCSSWRLAVETNNIRDWTTVPQSCENYVGHYMLGHLYREDSKMVADTAASYAANLTLGGDGKKIWVFDIDETVLSNLPYYAQHGFGVQPYDNSLFQAWVDLGEAPALPESLKLYKKLIKLGIKIVFLTGRSESKREITEKNLKKAGFHSWEKLILRQATDTGSALVYKTGKRKELQAEGCIIVGNSGDQWSDILGTPTGLRTFKVPDPMYYIG; encoded by the exons ATGGAAGCCCTTGCAATACTCTTCCTCACAACCATCGTAGCAACTTCCCACGCTTCAGACTTGGAAAGGGGTGGAATACCCCTACCAATTCATCTCCTCCGTCCACTTACTGGATCGAGGGATCTCCATATCCATGGTATCTCATGCTCGAGCTGGAGGCTAGCGGTGGAGACTAACAATATCCGTGATTGGACAACAGTCCCGCAATCTTGCGAGAACTACGTTGGCCACTACATGTTGGGTCATCTATACCGTGAGGACTCGAAGATGGTTGCTGACACGGCAGCGTCCTACGCCGCTAATCTTACTCTGGGAGGTGATGGAAAGAAAATATGGGTGTTTGACATTGATGAAACCGTGCTCTCTAACCTACCGTACTATGCGCAACATGGATTTGG ggtgcAGCCGTACGATAATTCCCTATTCCAAGCATGGGTGGATCTCGGGGAAGCTCCTGCACTACCGGAGAGCCTGAAGCTGTACAAGAAATTAATCAAATTGGGAATTAAGATCGTGTTTTTAACGGGAAGAAGTGAATCGAAGAGAGAAATTACAGAGAAGAATCTTAAGAAAGCAGGGTTCCACAGCTGGGAGAAGCTCATATTAAG GCAAGCTACGGATACAGGATCAGCTTTAGTATACAAAACTGGAAAGAGAAAGGAACTTCAAGCAGAAGGTTGTATAATTGTTGGAAACTCGGGAGATCAATGGAGTGATATTCTCGGGACCCCTACAGGCCTTAGAACCTTTAAGGTTCCTGACCCTATGTACTACATCGGTTGA